Genomic DNA from Candidatus Aminicenantes bacterium:
GAACGGCAGCTGAGCCGATATGGCGTTGAGACGGTTTTTAACGGTCGGGTAGCTGATCCCGAAGAGGGATTCCATATCCTTGATCGAGCCGTGGCTTCGAACAAAGGCTGTGACGAAGAGCTGGTCCTCGGCC
This window encodes:
- a CDS encoding DUF2089 family protein, which encodes AEDQLFVTAFVRSHGSIKDMESLFGISYPTVKNRLNAISAQLPFVDVNPPSPGRDVLDQIDKGEITVEEALKRLKG